A genomic segment from Spirochaetaceae bacterium encodes:
- a CDS encoding phospholipase D family protein yields MKSQAQPRSFRLVDRGWAAELIDGAREVPGELRIVCPFIKERALDRLLQLGSRDIRVITRFNLADFADGVSDIAALRNLLRAGAAVRGIRNLHAKLYLFGEHRAIVASANLTEAGLRHNSELGVVTNDASEVRECRGYFDDLWSRGGDNLRRDQLDLWDGQIKRHLVSGWTETTGALDDFGVDAGLDDVPRVWITATFEDVPQAFVKLLGESSNRAALSLSTVEGIVRSCCHWAVGYPAKKRPRSVEDGAAMFISRLVEGSDSRVFGVATAMKHVPGRDDATEHDIELRPWKENWPRYIRIHHPEFVAGTLANGISLSELMDSLGADSFASTKRNKERGHGNQNPRRALMQQPAVKLSENGYAWLNERLQKAFKEHGRVPASELRKLDQPGLAPDWRSE; encoded by the coding sequence ATGAAGTCGCAAGCACAACCGCGCTCTTTTCGTTTGGTCGACCGTGGGTGGGCCGCGGAGTTGATCGATGGCGCACGCGAGGTGCCGGGGGAACTCAGGATCGTCTGTCCGTTCATCAAGGAACGTGCTCTCGACCGCCTGCTGCAACTGGGTTCCAGGGACATCCGCGTTATCACCCGATTCAACCTAGCTGACTTCGCTGACGGAGTAAGCGACATCGCGGCGTTGCGGAACCTGCTACGCGCCGGGGCGGCGGTCCGGGGGATACGCAACCTCCATGCGAAGCTCTATCTGTTCGGCGAGCACCGGGCGATCGTAGCTTCGGCGAATCTCACCGAGGCAGGTCTCCGGCACAACTCGGAGCTCGGCGTGGTAACCAACGACGCTTCGGAGGTTCGAGAGTGCCGGGGTTACTTCGATGACCTGTGGAGCCGAGGTGGCGACAATCTTCGTCGTGACCAACTCGATTTGTGGGACGGACAAATCAAGCGCCACCTTGTGTCGGGATGGACCGAGACAACAGGCGCGCTTGATGACTTCGGGGTTGACGCCGGTCTCGACGACGTGCCACGCGTCTGGATCACAGCAACTTTCGAGGATGTGCCACAGGCGTTCGTAAAGCTCCTCGGTGAGAGTAGTAATCGAGCCGCTCTGTCACTATCCACAGTCGAGGGAATCGTTCGGTCTTGTTGTCATTGGGCCGTTGGCTATCCAGCGAAGAAGCGACCCAGGAGCGTGGAGGATGGGGCGGCGATGTTCATCTCACGGCTTGTCGAGGGATCCGATTCACGTGTTTTCGGCGTGGCCACCGCAATGAAGCACGTCCCGGGTCGCGATGATGCCACCGAGCATGACATCGAGCTCCGCCCGTGGAAGGAAAACTGGCCCCGTTACATTCGCATCCATCATCCTGAATTCGTTGCCGGCACGTTGGCTAACGGCATATCGCTCTCCGAGTTGATGGACAGTCTGGGAGCCGATTCGTTCGCTTCCACCAAGCGGAACAAGGAACGTGGTCACGGCAACCAGAATCCCCGACGCGCGCTTATGCAACAGCCCGCCGTGAAGCTGTCCGAGAACGGCTACGCATGGCTCAATGAACGGCTCCAGAAGGCATTCAAGGAGCATGGCAGGGTGCCTGCCTCTGAGTTGAGGAAACTGGACCAACCGGGACTCGCGCCAGACTGGCGATCCGAATAA
- a CDS encoding exo-alpha-sialidase, translating to MLLMVRSPEGHLWQARSMDDGRSWSYPAPSPLVHPDAPPMLFMLSDGATLAAFHHNRHHDLDNTGLDGTKPELMADRSELWVALSSDGGRSWSAPRFLLANALEPTFDTPFRNHQCSYIDLFIDRGTVHMFIPHRWQQVTYLRFPESLLADLPTVAVF from the coding sequence GTGCTGCTGATGGTGCGCTCGCCCGAGGGCCACCTGTGGCAGGCGCGCAGCATGGACGACGGCAGGAGCTGGAGCTATCCGGCGCCCTCGCCGCTGGTCCACCCGGACGCGCCGCCGATGCTGTTCATGCTGTCGGACGGCGCCACCCTGGCCGCCTTTCACCACAACCGGCATCACGACCTCGACAACACCGGCCTCGACGGCACCAAGCCGGAGTTGATGGCCGACCGCTCGGAACTCTGGGTTGCCCTGTCATCGGACGGCGGGCGCTCCTGGTCCGCGCCGCGCTTCCTGCTCGCCAACGCGCTCGAGCCCACGTTCGACACCCCGTTCCGGAACCACCAGTGTTCCTACATCGACCTGTTCATCGACCGCGGCACCGTGCACATGTTCATCCCGCACCGCTGGCAGCAGGTCACCTACCTCCGCTTCCCGGAATCCCTGCTTGCCGACCTCCCCACCGTCGCAGTTTTCTGA
- the fni gene encoding type 2 isopentenyl-diphosphate Delta-isomerase produces MSWNDPVAAAGEASNADGEANAGSAAEISVRKEHHLDICLDDERYPDPAAGGTSLDQVRLVHRALPELDYGAIDTGQRFLRARLRLPLLISCMTGGSGRGRSANRALAEAAQRAGVAVGVGSIRPLLRDPDTFADFHVKPHAPDVPVLANLGAVQLRDLGAGALRPLLERLEVQALVIHLNAGQELFQPGGDRDFRGLLEAIAGAVAGCGVPVLVKETGFGIGPAEIRLLLGYGVRYVDVAGAGGTNWIAVEGERLAAPERQSARAFADWGLPTGVLLAALGSEKAGRVIASGGLRHGVHLAKALALGAGLGAMALPFIRAVMAGGTEGALALIGRVGHELRVAMTLCGAPTLADLRRAPLMQSASFRDQVAELRRAALSARVPAVVSTPRSVPGAEAALGTRGMSRPDASGTSNEPPPPARTIAGG; encoded by the coding sequence ATGAGTTGGAACGATCCCGTCGCCGCCGCCGGCGAAGCGTCCAACGCAGACGGAGAGGCCAACGCGGGCAGCGCGGCCGAAATCAGTGTCCGCAAGGAGCATCATCTCGACATCTGCCTCGACGACGAGCGCTACCCCGACCCGGCGGCCGGCGGCACCAGTCTCGACCAGGTACGGCTGGTGCACCGCGCACTGCCGGAGCTGGACTACGGCGCCATCGACACCGGGCAGCGATTTCTGCGTGCGCGGTTGCGGCTGCCGTTGTTGATCTCCTGCATGACCGGCGGCTCGGGACGCGGGCGCAGCGCCAACCGCGCCCTGGCCGAGGCGGCGCAGCGCGCCGGCGTCGCCGTGGGGGTGGGATCGATTCGCCCGTTGCTGCGCGATCCGGACACCTTCGCCGACTTCCACGTCAAGCCGCACGCGCCCGACGTGCCGGTGCTCGCCAACCTGGGTGCGGTGCAGCTCCGCGACCTCGGCGCCGGCGCGCTGCGCCCGTTGCTCGAGCGCCTGGAGGTACAGGCGCTGGTGATCCACCTGAACGCCGGCCAGGAGCTGTTTCAGCCGGGCGGCGACCGCGACTTCCGCGGCCTGCTGGAGGCGATCGCCGGCGCCGTGGCGGGCTGCGGGGTGCCGGTGCTGGTCAAGGAGACCGGGTTCGGCATCGGTCCGGCAGAGATCCGCCTGTTGCTCGGCTACGGGGTGCGCTACGTGGACGTGGCCGGTGCCGGCGGCACCAACTGGATCGCGGTGGAGGGAGAACGGCTGGCCGCCCCGGAGCGGCAGAGCGCACGTGCGTTCGCCGACTGGGGGCTGCCGACCGGGGTATTGCTGGCGGCGCTCGGTAGCGAAAAAGCGGGTCGCGTGATCGCCTCCGGCGGCCTGCGCCACGGCGTGCACCTAGCCAAGGCACTCGCGCTCGGCGCCGGCCTCGGCGCCATGGCGCTGCCGTTCATCCGCGCCGTGATGGCGGGCGGCACCGAGGGCGCGCTGGCGCTGATCGGGCGCGTCGGACACGAGCTGCGGGTGGCGATGACGTTGTGCGGCGCACCGACGCTGGCCGACCTACGCCGTGCGCCGCTGATGCAATCGGCATCGTTCCGCGACCAGGTGGCCGAACTGCGTCGAGCCGCCTTGTCGGCGCGCGTCCCGGCGGTGGTGTCTACGCCGCGATCCGTACCCGGCGCGGAAGCGGCGCTCGGTACCCGTGGAATGTCCCGACCCGACGCGTCAGGGACGTCGAACGAGCCACCGCCGCCGGCGAGGACGATTGCCGGTGGCTGA
- a CDS encoding SIR2 family protein produces the protein MVQLIGPLLRPSQPTTGAIYRLIANWPFACYLTTNYDDEIHKHLSSIGQHFAVVRNRPQDFYVWRDGVSSVVQKLHSDLNHPRELILTSEDYTRLDIEPGGQYYRDGLLRIFTMFDVLIIGHSLNDPDISLILKLARSLRDPTRPIYMIGTGFTLADEKDYFEQYNIVLVQYPNDDGNHAELLRLLRTADRFIVSRRRHAGTPSTAPQSADVTSAAMTISLYRRLQGVTATDYLSPLILSGLAASPLECTQVTKLGELPMLNAVLRQRDGYEGHISDALAQLSASGHVLTADNVVSLTDEGRSTVAEFQRVREIELDQAYGQFRITLARSFSNINESELNQCELLAERAIVSSFADRGTTIANKVFSDQSPRAHELSDVFANVADQAAYLQEAPLRGAFIEAMHEFLVEPNEQQKRYLASVSQGYFLYHLLGLDPTCGETRREIFHKTLWLCDSSVILPRIALGCHNHAHAYELFRMLAAEDALLYTTPKLLREAWSHFSWALHFVEERGSRSLDLLRAALVKGSFRQNLFLDGYIRLRADGDVGTFREYISRICGGNRVSRTAFEEQVASLGLQVVDMSRSPGFGSADIGNVEQTKVEIHTARVDRGTYRSELQVEAEAEVSMLLSNLRSGDYEVPGLRDAEHFYFVSQSLILDRVNREDALLIGAVGGLVTATGDRESVQDVGGFLAGQAIKVEIEGVEPRTEVASLLRVPRDRGPVIVQIPREGRHVVSGVGELQ, from the coding sequence TTGGTACAGCTCATTGGGCCTCTGTTGAGACCCAGTCAACCCACGACGGGAGCGATCTACCGACTAATTGCCAACTGGCCGTTTGCCTGTTACCTCACAACAAACTATGACGACGAAATCCACAAGCATCTCTCATCAATTGGCCAGCACTTCGCCGTGGTCAGGAACCGACCACAGGATTTCTATGTCTGGCGTGATGGAGTGAGTAGTGTTGTCCAAAAGCTGCACTCAGACCTTAACCACCCGAGAGAACTTATCCTTACGTCGGAAGACTACACTCGTCTCGACATCGAACCCGGTGGACAATACTATCGTGACGGCTTACTACGTATCTTCACGATGTTTGACGTGTTGATAATTGGACATAGTCTAAACGACCCTGACATCAGCTTGATTCTTAAGTTGGCAAGATCGTTACGCGATCCGACCCGGCCAATATATATGATCGGCACTGGATTCACACTTGCTGACGAGAAAGACTATTTCGAACAGTACAATATAGTCCTCGTTCAATATCCAAATGACGACGGTAATCATGCAGAACTCCTCCGGCTACTGAGGACAGCCGATCGTTTCATTGTCTCGCGACGGAGACACGCAGGCACGCCCTCAACGGCACCGCAGTCTGCAGATGTGACCTCCGCAGCGATGACGATCTCCTTGTACAGGCGACTCCAAGGCGTTACTGCTACGGACTATCTCTCGCCGCTGATCCTCTCAGGACTTGCCGCATCTCCGTTAGAGTGCACGCAAGTCACCAAACTCGGCGAGCTGCCCATGTTGAACGCAGTGTTGCGCCAAAGAGACGGCTACGAGGGTCATATATCTGACGCCTTAGCGCAACTCTCCGCGAGCGGCCACGTCTTGACCGCAGACAATGTGGTGTCTCTCACGGACGAAGGACGGTCTACAGTCGCCGAATTTCAGCGGGTGCGTGAGATAGAGCTGGATCAAGCATACGGCCAATTTCGCATTACCCTTGCTAGATCCTTCTCCAATATCAACGAGTCCGAGCTGAACCAGTGCGAGCTTCTCGCCGAGAGGGCAATCGTCTCCAGCTTCGCCGACCGAGGAACCACGATCGCGAACAAGGTGTTCTCCGATCAATCGCCCCGTGCGCACGAGCTTTCGGATGTATTCGCGAACGTGGCGGACCAAGCGGCATATCTACAGGAAGCTCCGCTTCGTGGTGCGTTCATCGAGGCGATGCACGAGTTCCTTGTGGAGCCTAACGAACAACAGAAGCGGTACCTTGCCTCGGTGTCGCAGGGGTACTTTCTTTATCACTTACTTGGTTTAGATCCGACTTGCGGTGAGACGCGCCGAGAGATATTTCACAAGACGCTGTGGTTGTGCGACTCTAGTGTTATCCTCCCACGGATCGCACTCGGCTGTCACAACCACGCGCACGCGTATGAGTTATTTCGTATGCTAGCCGCCGAAGACGCTTTGCTGTATACTACACCAAAGCTACTGCGGGAAGCTTGGTCCCATTTCAGCTGGGCCCTACATTTTGTGGAGGAACGCGGTTCGCGTTCGTTGGATCTGCTACGCGCGGCGCTGGTAAAGGGCAGCTTTCGACAGAATCTATTCCTCGACGGTTATATTCGGTTGCGAGCCGACGGAGATGTCGGAACCTTTCGAGAGTACATTTCACGCATATGCGGTGGTAACCGAGTCAGCCGGACGGCATTTGAAGAGCAAGTAGCGAGTCTTGGGCTGCAGGTGGTCGACATGTCACGATCTCCAGGATTTGGCTCGGCGGACATCGGTAATGTCGAGCAGACCAAGGTCGAAATACACACGGCACGCGTGGATCGTGGTACCTATCGGTCGGAGCTTCAAGTAGAAGCGGAAGCTGAAGTGTCGATGCTTCTCAGTAACCTAAGGTCAGGGGATTACGAAGTTCCCGGACTTCGTGATGCTGAACACTTCTACTTTGTATCACAGAGCTTGATTCTTGATCGTGTGAATCGAGAAGATGCGCTGCTCATAGGTGCCGTAGGCGGCTTGGTCACGGCGACGGGCGATAGGGAAAGTGTCCAGGACGTAGGAGGCTTCCTTGCGGGACAGGCCATAAAGGTGGAAATAGAGGGCGTCGAGCCGCGCACGGAGGTGGCGTCGCTGCTCAGGGTTCCACGTGACCGGGGGCCCGTCATAGTCCAGATCCCGCGCGAGGGGCGCCATGTCGTGAGCGGTGTAGGCGAGCTGCAGTAA
- a CDS encoding DNA methyltransferase — MGTAISNARFARPALARIIELDADMLELAPRNRTITCTAAEREQLVHRVLRLDHPVSRREVAGRIVGGDIFSVARYLPSSVVDLLILDPPYNITKQYGGSTFRKRPADEYRDWFQGLIDLLMPLMKPDATLYVCSDWSTSTVIFPILETSFQVRNRITWERDKGRGAKRNWKNNTEDIWFCTRSDRFHFDLGAVKLKRRVLAPYRVNGEPKDWSEDQDGRFRLTHPSNIWTDITVPFWSMPENTDHPTQKPEKLMAKLILASSKPGDSVFDPFLGSGTTAVVAEKLSRRWCGVEIDAEYQCLALKRLAAAKTDPSIQGYADGVFWDRNALPARTPLGVAHNNNGQSDLFS, encoded by the coding sequence GTGGGCACCGCGATCAGCAACGCCCGATTCGCCCGGCCCGCGCTTGCGCGTATAATCGAGTTGGATGCTGACATGCTTGAGCTCGCCCCTCGAAATCGCACGATCACATGCACAGCGGCGGAACGGGAGCAACTCGTACACCGCGTCTTGCGACTGGATCACCCTGTCTCGCGTCGTGAGGTGGCAGGGCGGATTGTCGGCGGCGACATCTTCTCCGTCGCCCGGTACCTGCCCTCCTCGGTCGTCGACCTGCTGATCCTCGATCCTCCATACAACATCACCAAGCAATACGGCGGGAGCACTTTCAGGAAGAGACCGGCAGACGAGTATCGCGACTGGTTTCAGGGTCTGATCGACCTGCTGATGCCACTGATGAAGCCGGACGCGACACTGTATGTGTGCTCGGACTGGAGCACGTCGACGGTGATCTTTCCGATCCTGGAGACCTCCTTCCAGGTGAGGAACCGAATCACCTGGGAACGCGACAAGGGCCGCGGCGCGAAGCGCAACTGGAAGAACAACACAGAAGACATCTGGTTCTGCACCCGGTCGGACCGCTTCCACTTCGACCTGGGAGCGGTGAAACTGAAGCGCCGGGTGCTGGCACCCTACCGCGTGAACGGAGAGCCGAAGGACTGGTCTGAGGACCAGGATGGCAGATTCCGCCTGACCCACCCTTCCAACATCTGGACCGACATCACCGTGCCGTTCTGGTCGATGCCGGAGAACACCGACCATCCGACTCAGAAGCCGGAGAAACTGATGGCGAAGCTGATCCTGGCGAGTTCCAAGCCCGGCGACAGCGTGTTCGACCCGTTTCTCGGCAGCGGTACCACCGCGGTCGTAGCGGAAAAGCTGTCGCGCCGCTGGTGCGGCGTCGAGATCGATGCCGAGTACCAGTGCCTGGCACTCAAGCGCCTCGCGGCCGCCAAGACCGATCCATCGATCCAGGGCTACGCCGACGGCGTGTTCTGGGACCGTAACGCACTCCCCGCCCGCACGCCGCTCGGCGTGGCGCACAACAACAACGGCCAGTCGGATCTGTTTTCATGA
- a CDS encoding thioredoxin family protein — protein MAFTLELGAKAPDFSLPGVDGKDYSLASFADAEALIVVFACNHCPFVIGSEDRFNDLYADYKDKGVALVSINSNEIDGHPTDSFEHMQERAAEKGFQFPYVRDDSQEVALAYGALRTPHFYLFDRDGKLRYTGRMDDDPRDPAGASTRELRDALDAVLAGNEVAVPLTNPIGCNVKWQNQDAHWMPAEACDLV, from the coding sequence ATGGCTTTTACCCTCGAACTGGGCGCCAAGGCGCCCGACTTCAGCCTGCCGGGAGTGGACGGCAAGGACTACTCGCTGGCCAGCTTCGCCGACGCGGAGGCGCTCATCGTCGTGTTCGCCTGCAACCACTGTCCGTTCGTAATCGGCTCGGAAGACCGCTTCAACGACCTGTACGCCGACTACAAGGACAAGGGCGTGGCGCTGGTCTCGATCAACTCCAACGAGATCGACGGCCATCCCACCGACTCGTTCGAGCACATGCAGGAACGCGCCGCCGAGAAGGGCTTTCAGTTCCCGTACGTGCGCGACGACAGCCAGGAGGTGGCGCTCGCCTACGGCGCGCTACGCACGCCCCACTTCTACCTGTTCGACCGCGACGGCAAGCTGCGCTACACCGGGCGCATGGACGACGATCCGCGCGACCCAGCCGGCGCCTCCACCCGCGAGTTGCGCGACGCGCTCGACGCGGTGCTGGCCGGCAACGAGGTGGCGGTGCCGCTGACCAACCCGATCGGCTGCAACGTGAAGTGGCAGAACCAGGACGCCCACTGGATGCCCGCGGAGGCCTGCGACCTGGTCTGA